One Amorphoplanes digitatis genomic window carries:
- a CDS encoding NUDIX hydrolase: MPLPAAMLQRARDFSGTPAPARPAATVVLLRPADEAFEVYVLRRATTMVFGGVYAFPGGGVDAADRPETLKRDWSRRLGLPEAEARAVVGAAARELFEEAGILLAGPHEQPDRTVGDVSGAEWEAERAAVQRRELTMTDLLDRRGLRLRDDLLLPWARWITPEFEPKRFDTWFFVALLPAGQSARDVSGEADRTTWISPAAANGLAMLPPTRVMLNDLSAYGSLEEVVAASAGRDAAEPVMPRVELTPDGAILHIP, translated from the coding sequence ATGCCGCTACCGGCGGCCATGCTGCAACGGGCCCGCGACTTCAGCGGCACCCCGGCACCCGCGCGCCCCGCGGCCACCGTCGTGCTCCTGCGCCCGGCGGACGAGGCCTTCGAGGTGTACGTCCTGCGGCGCGCGACCACGATGGTCTTCGGCGGCGTGTACGCGTTCCCCGGCGGGGGCGTCGACGCCGCCGACCGCCCCGAGACGCTCAAGCGGGACTGGTCGCGGCGGCTGGGCCTGCCGGAGGCCGAGGCCCGGGCGGTGGTTGGCGCGGCTGCCCGCGAGCTCTTCGAGGAGGCCGGCATCCTGCTGGCCGGCCCGCACGAGCAGCCGGACCGCACCGTCGGCGACGTCAGCGGGGCGGAGTGGGAGGCCGAACGCGCGGCCGTGCAGCGCCGCGAGCTGACGATGACCGACCTGCTGGACAGGCGGGGCCTGCGGCTGCGCGACGACCTGTTGCTGCCCTGGGCCCGGTGGATCACGCCGGAGTTCGAGCCCAAGCGCTTCGACACCTGGTTCTTCGTCGCCCTGCTGCCGGCGGGGCAGTCGGCGCGCGACGTGTCCGGCGAGGCCGACCGGACCACCTGGATCAGCCCGGCGGCCGCCAACGGCCTGGCCATGCTCCCACCTACGCGGGTGATGCTGAACGATCTGTCCGCGTACGGAAGCCTCGAAGAGGTCGTCGCGGCCTCGGCCGGCCGCGACGCCGCCGAACCGGTCATGCCCAGAGTCGAACTGACCCCCGACGGCGCCATCCTGCACATCCCCTAG
- the pstB gene encoding phosphate ABC transporter ATP-binding protein PstB yields the protein MAKRIEARNVSSYYGSFKAIDNVSMTVEPKTITALIGPSGCGKSTFLRSVNRMHEVLPNARIEGSLTIDDQNIYDADVDVTAVRRMIGMVFQRPNPFPTMSIYENVVAGLKLNGVRKKSLLDEAAEKSLKAANLWDEVKDRLARPGAGLSGGQQQRLCIARTIAVEPQVVLMDEPCSALDPISTLAIEDLMFKLKDRFTIIIVTHNMQQAARVSDKTGFFSIEKTGDPGRLIEYDDTQKIFSNPSERKTEDYITGRFG from the coding sequence ATGGCCAAGCGCATCGAGGCGAGGAACGTCTCGTCCTACTACGGCTCGTTCAAGGCGATCGACAACGTCTCCATGACCGTGGAGCCGAAGACGATCACCGCCCTGATCGGCCCGTCCGGCTGCGGCAAGTCCACGTTCCTGCGGTCCGTCAACCGCATGCACGAGGTACTGCCCAACGCCCGCATCGAGGGCAGCCTGACGATCGACGACCAGAACATCTACGACGCCGACGTCGACGTCACCGCCGTGCGCCGCATGATCGGCATGGTCTTCCAGCGCCCCAACCCGTTCCCCACGATGTCGATCTACGAGAACGTGGTCGCGGGCCTCAAGCTCAACGGCGTGCGCAAGAAGTCCCTGCTGGACGAGGCCGCCGAGAAGTCGCTGAAGGCGGCGAACCTCTGGGACGAGGTCAAGGACCGCCTCGCCCGCCCCGGCGCCGGCCTCTCCGGCGGCCAGCAGCAGCGCCTCTGCATCGCCCGCACCATCGCGGTCGAGCCGCAGGTCGTCCTCATGGACGAGCCCTGCTCGGCACTCGACCCGATCTCGACGCTGGCGATCGAGGACCTGATGTTCAAGCTGAAGGACCGCTTCACGATCATCATCGTCACGCACAACATGCAGCAGGCCGCCCGAGTCAGCGACAAGACCGGCTTCTTCTCGATCGAGAAGACCGGCGACCCCGGCCGCCTCATCGAGTACGACGACACCCAGAAGATCTTCAGCAACCCGTCCGAGCGCAAGACCGAGGACTACATCACCGGCCGCTTCGGCTAG
- the pstA gene encoding phosphate ABC transporter permease PstA has protein sequence MSLLESEAAGVAMTPENIRSRRLPIATNLGVAVAALAVAAVIVYGFGIGGWVLVVVLGTAFYLAGLYAAATRVEGRRSARDRFWKTLIYTACILAVLPLAAVVWTLVTKGIARLDGNFFGTSMNNIGARDPDGGAYHAIVGTIMQVGLATLMAVPLGVLGAIYLVEYGRGRFALTVRFFVDVMTGIPSIVAGLFILSFWVLKVSPIFNDGTPRFSGFAASLALTVLMLPTIVRSTEEMLRLVPGPLREGAYALGVPQWKTILKVVLPTALPGIVTGVMLAVARAAGETAPVLLVAGGAAAINFDPFAGNQSSLALFVYQQAGDASKYAPQRAWTAALTLVALVLALTVAAKLLARRNRLS, from the coding sequence ATGAGTCTGCTGGAGAGCGAAGCCGCCGGCGTGGCGATGACGCCGGAAAACATTCGGAGCAGGCGGCTTCCGATCGCCACCAACCTCGGCGTCGCCGTCGCGGCGCTCGCCGTCGCGGCCGTGATCGTGTACGGCTTCGGCATCGGCGGCTGGGTCCTCGTCGTCGTGCTCGGCACGGCGTTCTACCTGGCCGGGCTCTACGCCGCGGCCACCCGCGTGGAGGGCCGCCGCTCGGCCCGGGACCGCTTCTGGAAGACGCTGATCTACACGGCCTGCATCCTGGCGGTCCTGCCGCTCGCCGCGGTCGTCTGGACGCTGGTGACCAAGGGCATCGCCCGCCTCGACGGGAACTTCTTCGGCACCTCGATGAACAACATCGGCGCCCGGGACCCCGACGGCGGCGCGTACCACGCGATCGTCGGCACGATCATGCAGGTCGGGCTCGCCACCCTGATGGCGGTGCCGCTCGGCGTGCTCGGCGCGATCTACCTGGTCGAGTACGGCCGGGGCCGGTTCGCCCTGACGGTCCGCTTCTTCGTCGACGTGATGACCGGCATCCCGTCGATCGTCGCCGGCCTCTTCATCCTGTCGTTCTGGGTACTGAAGGTCAGCCCGATCTTCAACGACGGCACCCCGCGCTTCTCCGGGTTCGCCGCCTCGCTGGCGCTGACCGTGCTGATGCTGCCGACGATCGTGCGGTCGACCGAGGAGATGCTCCGCCTCGTGCCCGGCCCGCTGCGCGAGGGCGCGTACGCGCTGGGCGTTCCACAGTGGAAGACCATCCTCAAGGTCGTACTGCCCACCGCGCTGCCCGGCATCGTCACCGGCGTCATGCTCGCCGTCGCCCGCGCGGCCGGCGAGACGGCACCGGTGCTGCTCGTCGCCGGCGGCGCCGCGGCGATCAACTTCGACCCGTTCGCCGGCAACCAGTCCTCGCTGGCGCTCTTCGTCTACCAGCAGGCCGGCGACGCGTCCAAGTACGCGCCGCAGCGGGCCTGGACGGCGGCGCTGACGCTCGTCGCCCTCGTGCTGGCGCTGACCGTCGCCGCCAAGCTCCTCGCCCGCCGCAACCGGCTGTCCTGA
- the pstC gene encoding phosphate ABC transporter permease subunit PstC encodes MGDYPSRSANASAGGTGVTARHARSAGTGVPPIPPDDFDGRRSPLGGGGALPKKSRFSVETGFRGVSKASGAMVLVIIVAIAIFLISEAVPALQANTENFFTYKAWFPNDAEPKFGIAALAFGTVLTSTIALILAVPIALGIALFLSHYAPRRLATPLGFTVDLLAAVPSVVFGLWGRDVLMEPVQELSVWLNKYFGWLPIFGGDGPFGRSVLLGSLVLAIMVLPIMTSLSREVFQQTPAMNEEAALALGATKWEMIRTAVLPYGKPGVIAAVMLGLGRALGETIALAMTLGIVFNISFNLIENGGNSIAANIANTFGEANETGRGALIASGLVLFAITLVVNMAARAIIYRRREFRDSAA; translated from the coding sequence ATGGGTGACTATCCCTCCCGCTCGGCGAACGCAAGCGCCGGCGGAACGGGTGTGACAGCACGTCACGCCCGGTCCGCCGGCACCGGCGTACCGCCGATCCCTCCCGATGACTTCGACGGACGCCGTTCGCCGCTCGGCGGCGGGGGCGCCCTGCCCAAGAAGTCCCGGTTCTCGGTCGAGACCGGCTTCCGGGGAGTCAGCAAGGCATCCGGCGCGATGGTGCTCGTCATCATCGTCGCCATCGCGATCTTCCTGATCTCGGAGGCGGTGCCCGCCCTCCAGGCGAACACCGAGAACTTCTTCACCTACAAGGCCTGGTTCCCCAACGACGCCGAGCCGAAGTTCGGCATCGCCGCGCTGGCCTTCGGCACCGTGCTGACGTCGACCATCGCGCTCATCCTGGCGGTGCCCATCGCCCTGGGCATCGCCCTCTTCCTCTCGCACTACGCGCCGCGACGGCTCGCCACGCCGCTGGGCTTCACCGTCGACCTGCTCGCCGCGGTGCCCAGCGTCGTCTTCGGCCTCTGGGGCCGCGACGTCCTCATGGAGCCGGTGCAGGAGCTCTCGGTCTGGCTGAACAAGTACTTCGGCTGGCTGCCGATCTTCGGCGGGGACGGCCCGTTCGGCCGCTCGGTCCTGCTCGGCAGCCTGGTGCTGGCGATCATGGTGCTGCCGATCATGACCTCGCTGTCCCGGGAGGTCTTCCAGCAGACCCCCGCCATGAACGAGGAGGCGGCCCTCGCCCTGGGCGCCACCAAGTGGGAGATGATCCGCACGGCCGTCCTGCCGTACGGCAAGCCCGGCGTCATCGCCGCGGTCATGCTCGGCCTGGGCCGCGCGCTCGGCGAGACCATCGCCCTGGCCATGACCCTCGGCATCGTCTTCAACATCTCGTTCAACCTGATCGAGAACGGCGGCAACAGCATCGCCGCCAACATCGCCAACACCTTCGGCGAGGCCAACGAGACCGGCCGCGGCGCGCTCATCGCCTCCGGCCTGGTGCTCTTCGCCATCACGCTGGTGGTCAACATGGCCGCGCGGGCGATCATCTACCGCCGCCGCGAGTTCCGGGACAGTGCGGCATGA
- the pstS gene encoding phosphate ABC transporter substrate-binding protein PstS: MKLQRYYVAGIALTATLALTACGSDNTDSPAGDASVAPGSCTAGQLTAQGSSAQKNAMDEWIKTYQGQCADTKIGYEGTGSGAGIQAFIAGTADFVGSDSALKEEEQPQADAKCPGGQALNLPMVIGPIAVVYNLDGVDNLQLSSPTLAKIFSGKITKWNDPAIAADNSGAKLPDTTIASVHRSDESGTTDNFTKYLSKTAEADWTLGNAKAWKAPGGTGAAKSDGVTTAVKSTAGSISYVELSYAENSDLKKAKIKNGAGEYTELTGESAGKTIAGAKVAGTGDDLKLDIDYATTEPGAYPIVLVTYEIACSKGSAKAAAIKGFLTYTSSTAGQSALGDLGYAPLPEAVRSKVEASVAKIS, encoded by the coding sequence GTGAAGCTCCAGCGGTACTACGTTGCCGGCATTGCCTTGACCGCCACGCTCGCACTCACCGCGTGCGGCTCTGACAACACCGACTCGCCCGCCGGGGACGCGTCTGTCGCGCCCGGCAGCTGTACGGCGGGTCAGCTCACCGCGCAGGGCTCGTCGGCACAGAAGAACGCCATGGACGAGTGGATCAAGACCTACCAGGGTCAGTGCGCGGACACGAAGATCGGATACGAGGGCACCGGCTCCGGCGCCGGCATCCAGGCGTTCATAGCCGGGACGGCCGACTTCGTCGGCTCCGACTCGGCGCTGAAGGAGGAGGAGCAGCCGCAGGCCGACGCCAAGTGCCCGGGCGGCCAGGCGCTCAACCTCCCGATGGTCATCGGCCCGATCGCGGTCGTGTACAACCTCGACGGCGTCGACAACCTCCAGCTGTCCTCCCCGACCCTTGCCAAGATCTTCTCCGGCAAGATCACGAAGTGGAACGACCCGGCCATCGCCGCCGACAACTCCGGCGCGAAGCTGCCCGACACCACGATCGCGTCGGTGCACCGCTCGGACGAGTCGGGCACCACCGACAACTTCACCAAGTACCTCAGCAAGACCGCCGAGGCGGACTGGACCCTCGGCAACGCCAAGGCGTGGAAGGCGCCCGGCGGCACCGGCGCGGCCAAGTCGGACGGCGTGACCACCGCGGTCAAGAGCACGGCCGGCTCGATCTCCTACGTCGAGCTCTCCTACGCGGAGAACAGCGACCTGAAGAAGGCCAAGATCAAGAACGGCGCGGGTGAGTACACCGAGCTGACCGGCGAGAGCGCCGGCAAGACCATCGCGGGCGCCAAGGTCGCGGGCACCGGCGACGACCTGAAGCTCGACATCGACTACGCCACCACCGAGCCGGGCGCGTACCCGATCGTCCTGGTGACCTACGAGATCGCTTGCAGCAAGGGCAGCGCCAAGGCGGCCGCGATCAAGGGCTTCCTGACCTACACCTCGAGCACCGCCGGGCAGTCGGCGCTGGGCGACCTGGGCTACGCCCCGCTGCCGGAGGCCGTCCGCAGCAAGGTCGAGGCGTCGGTCGCCAAGATCTCCTGA
- the mshD gene encoding mycothiol synthase has protein sequence MIEVRSLDRLSPAEAADVLTLAAAAAEADGVRPLSEDGVLGLRGTDRTHLLAYDDGSLAGYAYLDDLSGELVVHPKHRRRGHGTALLAAAGQRARRFWAHGDEEGARAFAAKSGFTRSRVLWQMRRGLAGLPAIPLPDGVDLRAFVPGADDEAWLAVNARAFAHHPEQGRWTADDLRLRLAEPWFDPSGFLLAVDPADDRLLGFHWTKVHPAEGEEPAIGEVYVLGVDPGGHRRGLGAALSVAGLRHLAGLGLSHALLYVDESNTAAVALYRRLGFEVYSTDVMYSR, from the coding sequence ATGATTGAAGTCCGGTCGCTGGACCGGCTCTCCCCCGCCGAGGCGGCCGACGTGCTCACGTTGGCCGCTGCGGCGGCCGAGGCCGACGGCGTCCGCCCCCTGTCCGAGGACGGCGTTCTCGGCCTGCGCGGCACCGACCGGACCCACCTGCTCGCCTACGACGACGGATCCCTGGCGGGCTACGCCTATCTCGACGACCTGTCGGGCGAGCTCGTGGTGCATCCGAAGCACCGGCGGCGCGGTCACGGCACCGCGCTACTCGCGGCCGCCGGCCAACGGGCGCGGCGGTTCTGGGCGCACGGCGACGAGGAGGGCGCCCGCGCCTTCGCCGCGAAGTCGGGCTTCACCCGATCGCGCGTCCTCTGGCAGATGCGGCGCGGCCTCGCCGGCCTGCCCGCGATACCGCTGCCCGACGGCGTGGACCTGCGCGCCTTCGTGCCCGGCGCCGACGACGAGGCCTGGCTGGCGGTCAACGCCCGTGCCTTCGCGCACCACCCCGAGCAGGGCCGCTGGACCGCGGACGATCTGCGGCTGCGCCTCGCCGAGCCCTGGTTCGACCCGTCCGGATTCCTGCTGGCGGTCGACCCGGCCGACGACCGGCTGCTCGGCTTCCACTGGACCAAGGTCCACCCCGCCGAGGGCGAGGAGCCCGCGATCGGCGAGGTCTACGTGCTCGGCGTCGACCCGGGCGGCCACCGCCGGGGCCTCGGCGCCGCGCTGAGCGTCGCCGGGCTGCGCCATCTCGCGGGCCTCGGCCTGTCGCACGCCCTGCTCTACGTCGACGAGTCGAACACCGCGGCGGTCGCGCTCTACCGCCGGCTCGGCTTCGAGGTTTACTCCACCGACGTGATGTACAGCCGCTAG
- a CDS encoding winged helix-turn-helix transcriptional regulator produces the protein MSVEILLLVTTRAGEPSAVLPALDLLPHSVRTAPRDVRTLVSGPSPDAVLVDARSELSEARATCRMLHATGIGVPLMAVVTEAGLIALNADWGVDDVILATAGPAEVEARLRLAVGRLTNATAGAGGSIRAGELNIDPDTYAAKLKGRPLDLTYKEFELLKFLAQHPGRVFTRDQLLREVWGYDYFGGTRTVDVHVRRLRAKLGSEYESMIGTVRQVGYKFVVPPSGRKLPDNEPVSLPV, from the coding sequence GTGAGTGTGGAAATCCTCCTGTTGGTGACGACGCGTGCCGGTGAGCCTTCCGCCGTGTTGCCCGCGCTGGACCTGCTGCCCCACTCCGTGCGCACCGCCCCCCGGGACGTGCGCACCCTGGTGTCCGGGCCGAGCCCGGACGCCGTGCTCGTCGATGCCCGCTCGGAGCTCTCCGAGGCCCGCGCGACCTGCCGGATGCTGCACGCCACCGGCATCGGCGTCCCGCTGATGGCCGTGGTAACCGAGGCGGGCCTGATCGCTCTCAACGCTGACTGGGGTGTCGACGATGTCATCCTGGCCACCGCCGGTCCGGCCGAGGTCGAGGCCCGGCTACGCCTCGCGGTCGGGCGCCTGACGAACGCCACCGCCGGCGCCGGCGGCTCGATCCGCGCCGGTGAGCTGAACATCGACCCCGACACCTACGCCGCCAAGCTCAAGGGCCGGCCGCTCGACCTCACCTACAAGGAGTTCGAGCTGCTGAAGTTCCTGGCGCAGCACCCCGGCCGGGTCTTCACCCGCGATCAGCTGCTGCGCGAGGTCTGGGGCTACGACTACTTCGGCGGCACCCGCACGGTCGACGTGCACGTGCGGCGGCTGCGGGCCAAGCTCGGCTCGGAGTACGAGTCGATGATCGGCACCGTCCGCCAGGTCGGCTACAAGTTCGTGGTTCCGCCGAGCGGCCGCAAGCTGCCCGACAACGAGCCCGTCTCGCTGCCGGTCTGA
- a CDS encoding LmeA family phospholipid-binding protein — translation MIVVGVLLVLLLVLLFVADRAGKSAAERLIADRVVSQLDAQDATAQPPDVTIEGVPFLTQVLSGHYQEIGILLNDFSGPAGNGKKIDMKVLDIRAEDVQASVDTLRSGTGDIVAGTVTGAGTITYANLADLIGREGLTLSERDGKLVGTAPIKALGQTFNASGTVNLAVNDGVVSVTFADVTAEGLPNLPLVRGLVDSLVRQISVDLKVPALPLGMKVQKVEPTPEGLVVTAGASDVPLSTG, via the coding sequence ATGATCGTCGTCGGCGTGCTCCTTGTGCTGCTCCTCGTCCTGCTGTTCGTGGCCGACCGGGCCGGCAAGTCCGCCGCGGAGCGGCTCATCGCGGACCGGGTCGTCTCGCAGCTTGACGCGCAGGACGCCACGGCGCAGCCGCCGGACGTGACGATCGAGGGCGTGCCGTTCCTGACCCAGGTGCTGTCCGGGCACTACCAGGAGATCGGGATCCTGCTCAACGACTTCTCCGGGCCGGCCGGCAACGGCAAGAAGATCGACATGAAGGTGCTCGACATCCGGGCCGAGGACGTGCAGGCCTCGGTGGACACGCTCCGGAGCGGCACCGGCGACATCGTCGCGGGCACGGTCACCGGCGCCGGCACGATCACGTACGCCAACCTGGCCGACCTGATCGGCCGGGAGGGCCTGACGCTCAGCGAGCGCGACGGCAAGCTGGTCGGCACCGCGCCGATCAAGGCGCTCGGCCAGACCTTCAACGCCAGTGGCACGGTGAACCTCGCGGTCAACGACGGCGTGGTCAGCGTGACCTTCGCCGACGTGACCGCCGAGGGCCTGCCGAACCTCCCGCTGGTGCGCGGGCTGGTGGACAGCCTGGTCCGGCAGATCTCCGTGGACCTGAAGGTGCCGGCCCTGCCGCTCGGCATGAAGGTGCAGAAGGTCGAGCCGACCCCCGAGGGTCTCGTGGTGACCGCCGGCGCGAGCGACGTGCCGTTGAGTACCGGCTGA
- a CDS encoding Ms5788A family Cys-rich leader peptide — translation MSLLLTKRRAVDLCRVAACLCRPVI, via the coding sequence ATGAGCCTGTTGCTCACCAAGAGGCGCGCGGTCGACCTGTGCCGCGTGGCCGCCTGCCTGTGTCGCCCTGTCATCTGA
- a CDS encoding sulfurtransferase: MSRDTALVSADWAEKNLETPGVVFVEVDEDTTAYDGGHIPGAVKVDWKADLQDPVRRDFVNQEQFSQLLSARGIANDDTVILYGGNNNWFAAYAYWYFKLYGHGDVKLIDGGRKKWELDARPYSKDVPSRPATQYQAKAPNLEIRAFRDEVVKAIGVKNLVDVRSPDEFAGRLLAPAHLPQEQSQRAGHIPTALSVPWSKAANEDGTFKSDAELTKIYGEAGLDGGKDTIAYCRIGERSSHTWFVLKELLGHENVKNYDGSWTEYGSLIGVPIALGDEPGKA, from the coding sequence ATGAGTCGCGACACCGCACTCGTGTCTGCCGACTGGGCCGAGAAGAATCTCGAGACACCAGGCGTCGTCTTCGTCGAGGTCGACGAGGACACCACCGCCTACGACGGCGGCCACATCCCCGGTGCTGTGAAGGTCGACTGGAAGGCTGACCTGCAGGACCCGGTCCGCCGTGACTTCGTCAACCAGGAGCAGTTCTCCCAGCTCCTGTCCGCGCGTGGCATCGCCAACGACGACACCGTGATCCTCTACGGCGGCAACAACAACTGGTTCGCGGCGTACGCGTACTGGTACTTCAAGCTCTACGGCCACGGCGACGTGAAGCTGATCGACGGCGGCCGCAAGAAGTGGGAGCTCGACGCCCGCCCGTACTCCAAGGACGTGCCGTCGCGCCCGGCGACGCAGTACCAGGCGAAGGCGCCGAACCTGGAGATCCGCGCCTTCCGCGACGAGGTCGTCAAGGCCATCGGCGTGAAGAACCTGGTCGACGTGCGCAGCCCCGACGAGTTCGCGGGCCGGCTGCTCGCGCCGGCGCACCTGCCGCAGGAGCAGTCGCAGCGGGCCGGCCACATCCCGACCGCGCTCAGCGTGCCGTGGAGCAAGGCGGCCAACGAGGACGGCACGTTCAAGTCCGACGCCGAGCTCACCAAGATCTACGGTGAGGCCGGCCTGGACGGTGGCAAGGACACGATCGCCTACTGCCGCATCGGCGAGCGCTCCTCGCACACCTGGTTCGTGCTCAAGGAGCTGCTCGGCCACGAGAACGTGAAGAACTACGACGGCTCCTGGACCGAGTACGGCTCCCTCATCGGCGTGCCGATCGCCCTCGGCGACGAGCCCGGAAAGGCGTGA
- a CDS encoding DUF1416 domain-containing protein: MTSPSNIADGCAAPDQSAPIPASVDLEKETVITGIVTNADGDAVGGAYVRLLDSTGEFTAEVVTSPAGVFRFFAAPGSWTLRALSRHGNGDLVVDAARGVNEVGLGVAA; this comes from the coding sequence ATGACCTCTCCCTCGAACATCGCGGACGGCTGCGCCGCGCCCGACCAGTCGGCTCCCATCCCGGCCAGTGTCGACCTCGAGAAGGAAACCGTGATCACGGGCATCGTGACCAACGCCGACGGCGACGCGGTGGGCGGTGCGTACGTCCGCCTGCTCGACTCGACCGGTGAGTTCACCGCCGAGGTCGTCACCTCCCCGGCGGGCGTCTTCCGCTTCTTCGCGGCGCCGGGTAGCTGGACGCTGCGGGCGCTGTCCCGGCACGGCAACGGCGACCTTGTCGTCGACGCCGCCCGCGGCGTGAACGAGGTCGGCCTCGGCGTCGCCGCCTGA